GCCGTACTAAAAGCAAATAATAGTAGACCAATAGATACAATGTACTGACCCCAATCCCCAAAAAATCCTCTGGTGAAAGCAATGGTGGTAAGCGGAGCACTATGCACAAGAGATTTTCCCGAAAAGGTTACATTTAGATCACTGGGTTTTCCATTTTGAATATTAACTGTACCTGAAAATGGCTCGCCGTCTTTAAAAATGTTTACTTCTTCAGCTAATGATCTCGCATGAATTATAGCAATATCATTTTGAATGCTTCCATTGTTCACTTCTAAATTCCCTGAGAACTCTGGTAGAGGTGCTTCACCTGAAATGTGACCGAAAAGCTGTGTTTTGCCTGAATCTGTTTGATCGGTATAGTCCGAGCCTACAATAATGCTCATGTCGGAAACTTGAAAGTCATTCACATGCTTCTCATTCCAAACGCCTGAAGAAAGCAGAACGAGACCAGTTACCGTACAAATAACAATAGTGTCAATGAAAGGTTCTAAAATAGCCACCATACCTTCAGACACTGGCTCATGTCCTTTCGCAGAGGCGTGAGCGATAGGCGCACTACCTTGACCAGCTTCGTTTGAGAACAGTCCGCGGTTTACTCCTCTATTGAAGGCAAATGCAATAGATGCTCCTAGAAATCCGCCTGATGCTGCAGATCCTGTAAACAGGTCAGCAAAGATTGAAACGAAGGATGACCCTACGTTTCCTATATTATAAAAGATTACTGCAAAAGCACCAATGAAATAGATTAGTGCCATACCTGGGACCAATTTTTCTGTTACAGCCGCAATTCTTTTGATACCACCGATTATAACGATAGCTAAGAGGAAGGCCAGAACGCCTCCAGTGACCATGTGATCTATTCCAAACGTAGCATTGAGTGAATTTGAAATACTGTTTACCTGAGGTAAACTACCTGTGCCAAAAGAGGAAAGAACGGTGGCTACTGCAAAAGCTGCCGCTAGCCATTTCATATTCATTTTGTTTTTCATGAAATACATGGGGCCTCCGGCCATGGTTCCATCTTCGGTTTTTTCTCTGTACTTATGCGAAAGAGTCACCTCTACAAATTTGGTACACATACCTACTGCAGCAGTCATCAACATCCAAAAGAGGGCAGCAGGACCACCAATGTGAATGGCTAACGCCACACCAGCGATGTTTCCGGTACCTACTGTACCAGACAACGCTGTAGCGAGTGCTTGAAAATGGGAGGTATCCCCTTCATCATCCGACTTATCAAATTTGCCTTTTACTACTTTCAGAGCAAAACCAAAATACCTGACTTGTGGGAATTTCAAATAAATGGTAAAGAAAAGCCCGGTGCCAAGTAGAGCATATGGGAACCAAAAGGCACTTCCAATAAAACTATCAATGAGAAGTAAGAAATCGTTGAGTTGCTGCATAAGCCGGGGTTAATTATTTTTTGTTTAGTTGTGACCGACAAAAATATAAAAACTGATAAGGAATAAAACGGAGTAGGGATTTATTATACCAATGGTGACTATGAGCAATTCTGCCCTTATGTGCAAGCTGAGTTTATTTGGTCCAAATGTCTTTATCAGTCAATTAGATGTAGTAACTGTAGATGCGGTAATGGTTTTCACAGTTGAGGGCTTTATTCTATCAAAAGAACTCATACCATGTCTTTTCAAGATTATTTGTATTTAATATTGGTCGCATCCATTTGCTTGGGACTGATTATGTTCTTTGCTCCCGTGGGTCAATCTGACGAACAATCTGAAAGATAAAAGCAAAAAAATACCTCCTAACTGTATAGTTAGGAGGTTCTCACTAGCTCCACCTGTAACTTTAAGAGCCACTAAATCAATTTCTACTCACCTCTTTGAACGTCATACAAGTATTGTGATGGTGAGCAGATAAAGAAGGATTGAAAATACCAGCTTTAAGACTTTCATGCTTCATATTATTTTGCTTAAGTAATATTAATCATTGGGTTAGGTCTATGGAATACCTAGTAGTAGGTATATTCAGCTCATTTTTTACCTGAATACCGGAAACCTTCAATCATTCCCTCTTGAATGGCATATTTTGTTAGCCCGATCAAAGACGTGGTTTGAAGTTTTTTGCCAATGTGTTTTCTATGAGTGTCTACTGTTCTCACACTTATTTTCAGTTTTGTAGCTATTTCTTGTGATGATAGTTCCTTGACAATCAGCGCTAGAATTTCTTGTTCTCGTTCAGATAATTTCATTAACAGGAAAGCTTATAGACAATCAAATATTGACAGATTAAGAGTTTGATTCAATCCGTATTGATAGGGATATTTAAGTCCGAGGTTTTATTGTCTTGGTAAAACATCTTTTCGTTTTAGATTTACTTGAACATATGGATGCGAAGTCACATTTAAAACAAAAGGTCAATCAATTCTCTGTTCTTTCTGAAGAGGAGTGGCTTGATTTTTCATCAAGATGGAAGTCACTGACCATAAAAAAGGGAGACTTTATTATTCAGGCCGGTCAAACAGAAAAGTATTTCTACTTTGTTCATACCGGTGTGCTCAGGGCGTTTATGATTAATAATGGCATAGATGTGAGCGTAGGCTTCACCTATGATGGTGATTTTTCTGGTGCCTATGATTCCTTTCTTGAACAGCGTCCAGCGGACTGGAGTATGCAAGCTACGACAGATGCAGAGTTGCTAAGAATTGGCTATTCAGATCTGATGAATATGTTTGATTTGTATAAATCTGTAGAGCGATGGGGGAGAATTTTTAATGCTCAAATGCTTATAGGCATTGGCAGAAGGCAGGTAGAAGTAAGAAGTTTCTCAGCAGAGCAGCGTTTTGACCGTTTGTTCGAACAGAGCCCTCATATATTTCAATTAGTTTCTCAAAAGCATCTAGCTTCTTATGTGGGTATGACTCCGGAGACGTTTAGTCGAATGAGAAAGCAAAAATTGGATAAAAAGGATTGATCTGACTTTCTTGATATAGATCAATTTTTCCATTCAAAGGACTGGCTACTTTTACCAAAAAAAGCGATATGAACAAATTGGAACTAATCAACTCACTCATTGCCGATACCCAAGCGGTAAAAAATGAAGCCATTCGATTTTCATCATTAAGTAAAGCGGAATTACTGTCCAAACCTAGTCCTGAAAAGTGGTGTGTCTTGGAATGTATCGAACATTTGAATATTGCTGACGCCCATTACATTGCTCAGTTTGATAAAAAATTGATTAACGCTCCGCATTCCGGGCACAATGATTTTAAGCCTGGGTGGATGGGAAACTATTTTGTGAAGATGATCAAGCCTAAGGAGGATGGAACGATCCCTTCGCCAATGAAAACGTTGAGGAAGTTTATTCCCGAAATTAATGTACAGCACGATACGCTTTCAAAATTCATTGAAGATCAGGATTATCTTATTGATACACTTGAGAAGAGCAAATCGCTCGATCTGAACAAAATCAAGATAACATCAGCGATAGGATCAATTGTGACTTTTAAACTGGGTGACGCTTTCCGATTTCTAATCGGTCACAATCAGCGACATATCATTCAAGCACAGCAGGTACTACAGCAAATGGAAATGGTCTCTTAGGTAGGAGAAACAAGCTCATTCCTAAAGGCGAATTTGATCAGCCCCACAATAGTCTTTGACTCGGTTTTCTTAAGAATGTGTTTGCGGTGAGTGTCGACGGTACGCTTACTAATGAACAAATGATCAGCGATTTCTTCGCTAGAAAATTCTTGAACGATTAGTTGCAAGATTTCTAGCTCTCGTTCTGTAAGACATTGAGTTTCTTGTGTTATTTGCTTTTGTTTTTGAATTTTTTCGAGCATCAAAGACATCACCGCTTTGCTATAAAACGTGCTGCCTTCAGTGATGCGGTCTAGTGCATTGAGTAGCTCTTTTTTACCTGTATTTTTTAATATATATCCTTCGGCTTCGGACATCAAAATTTCCCCTACAGTTTCTCGATTGTTATGCATAGAGAGAACCAGCACCTTAATGTCATGATATTTTTCCTTTACTATTTTAACCAGTTCGGCGCCAGACATGCCCGGCATACTCAAATCCGAAATTAAGATGTCGACCTGATGCTCTTCTAGCAAATCCAATGCTGTTTGGCCGTCATTGGCATGGTGTTTTATTCGGAATTTATCCTGGCCGATAAGTAATGATTCGATACCATCGATGAACATCTGATGATCATCCACAATCAATATATCGTAGTTCTCTTTTTCCATCAGACTGCTAGTTTTAAAGAGACTTCTGATCCTTGTCCTGGTGTAGAATTAATTTGCACCATACCGTTCAAAATTTCAACACGAGAGTATATGTTTTGCCATCCGATCCCGTTCGATTTGGAGATTAGTTTAGTGTCAAAACCTTTGCCATCATCCTTGATAATAATGTTGAGCATTTCATTATTAGTTATCGTCAACCAAATGTTTTGAGCTTCGGCGTATTTGATGGCGTTGTTGAGGACTTCTTGAATGACACGATACAGGGCGATGGATTCACTTTCCGGCAAATTGATTTTTTCGGAAGGAAGTTCTACGTGTACTTTTACTTTTTGGGCATCATTGATAATGTGTACTTGTTCTTTGATGGCTGCTTCGAAACCTATAGAGATAAGCGCATTGGGCATCATGTTGTGAGAAATGTGTCTGACTTCAGTTACAGCCTCATCAATCAATTTGATAGAGTTTTCCCATTGTTTGGTCACGAGCTTTTCTACTTTGTCTTCCATAGCGGATACATTCAGTCGGGCGGTAGATAGTAACTGACCAAGACCGTCGTGTAATTCCTGAGCTATTCGTTTTCGTTCCTTTTCTTCACCTTCTATGAGAGACTTGAATCCCAGTTTTTGATTGAGCGCCTTTTCTTCAGCCAATAGGGCTCGCTGTTTTTGTTTATATCTATTGAATCCTAAGTACGTAATGAAGCCCAGGAGAATAAGTCCTCCCAAAGAGGCGTAAAACCTATTGTTCGCATTCTCCAGGTCAGCTGCCTTGAGTTCATTTTCGATGGAAAGTAGTTCTATTTCTTTTTCTTTCTTTTCTGTTTCGTATTGAGTTTGAAGACTAAGAAGGGCTTTGCTTTTTTCTACATTGAAAATACTGTCATTAAAAACCTGAGCTTGTTGAAGGTGCTTATATGCCTTTTCAAAGTCACCTAGTTCTACGTAGGACTTTTGCAGCATATCATAGCCAAATCGAATTAAATCTGTGTAGCCAATTGGGGAGGCTAGTTCAATTGATTTTTTAAAATATGGTATGGCCTTGTTGAATTGTCCTACTCCAAAATAAGCTTCTCCAATTACTACCTGATTGACAGCAACACCTTGATCATCACCAATTTTTTTCCGAATATAGGTAGAGGTGTCGATGTAGGCCAATGACCCATTTAGATTACCTTTTCGTAGTTCATATTCAGAAAGATCCAAGTATGCATAGCCTAATCCAATACTGTCGTTCATTGTACGTCGTATAGCAAGTGCCTTCAGCATAAAAGGATACGCCTCATCATATTTGTTTTGGCGCATTAGAAAATTCATTTTAAAACCGTAATAAGTTCCTAAAGTAGCAGTGTCGCCTGATAGAATGGCCGCTTCTTTAGCTTGTTCGGCAGTTTCTAAAGCCTTTTCGAATTGTTTGTTTTTATGATAGAATCCAGCTAGTTCTATGTTGGTTTTTGCTATGCCTCTATGGTTTTCTAGCGAATCGAACAGGCGTAAAGCATTTAGATAATTAGGTAAAGATTTTTTATAGTCGCCTCTCAAGTAGGTGGCTACTCCATGATATAGACTGGCATAGGCTGCTTCTTTTGTCCAGCCATTGGCTTCGGCGAGCAACTTGGCTTCTTCGGTCATTAGGATGGCACTGTCAAAGTTTAGGCTATAAATTTCGTAATAATTATCTATGACAAAATTCACAAAGACCTGGCCTTCCAATTTGCGTGCTTTCTGAAACAAAGAATCTGTTGCTCCGAAACTGGATATAGATGTGCCGAAAAATAAAAGTATACTAAAGATGTAGGTCTTTGGATTGGTAAGTCCAAAGGCTTTGGATAAGAATACTGCGAACATAACTTTCCCTTTCAAGTTGATAAAAGCTGGAATTCGCTGGTTGAATGAACTGTACTACTCGTTAAATTAAATCAATTGCTCTAAGTATTGAAAGTCGATGTGGTATTCTTTTTTTAGTGCTGCTATCTTTTGTGAAGCTTCATTAGGGTTAGTTTGGTTTGATTTTGAACCTATGAGCATGATATTTTTTCTAGTATGTTCATTGGACACAAATTCAAAAACTTTGGATTGGTAACCATGTTGCTCAAGAATCAGTGCTCTAATAGTATCTGTGACCATCTCAAAATGTCGCTCCTGAAAGATACCGTATTTCAACAATGGACTTTTTTGTGACTTGCCCTTTACTTGTTGACGTACCTGCTTATGACAGCAGGGAGCGCATACAATAAGGTCTGATTTGGCTACAATGGCTTTTGCTAAGGCATCATCTGTCGCTGTATCACAAGCATGCAGCGCGATTAGGATGTCAATGTCGTCTTCCTGAAATTCTTCAATTCGTTGATTGATGAAATGAAGTTTTTCGAAGCCGCATTTATTTGCTTTTTCATTACAGAAATCGACTAGCTCTTGTCGGAGCTCAATACCTGTGATAGTGACGTCCAATCCTTTCCCATTCTGAATAAAATCATACAATGCAAAAGTGAGGTAGCCCTTGCCTGATCCCATGTCTACTAGTTTTAGAACCTTTTTTTTGACATGAGCCTCCATTTGATGATCCATGATTTCCAAATACTTATTAATCTGGCGGTATTTGTCGGCCATTTTTGGAATGAGTTCTCCTTTGGAATTTGTAATGCCCAGTTCGTAGAGATATGGAGCGTCTAATGGTGCTCGTTTCTCCTTTTCTTTGTTATGTGTACTTGGCTTTGTGGAACCTGTAGCTTGGGATTCAATGATTGTTACGTTGCCCTTCTTATTGATCATCATTTGCCAGGTAGCTTGCGAGGTAAGCAGCGTGACGTGTTTGAATTTTTCTGTCAATTGAGAGTCAAGTTCAGCAAGTCCTTCCTCCAGTTCAAAATTTTTGGTAAGGTCTTTTGTGAGATGGCGGTAGTTAAAGGAGAGCTTTTTATTCCCTTTCAGGTCAATTATTCGAATGAATATGTTTTGCAGTCCATTGGACTTATATCTTGGTTTACTTAGCGTAAGTTTACTAAACTGATCTAAACTAATGGCTTCACTAACCTTTTCTATAAACTCCTGGATGCTATTCATAGCGCAAAAGTAACAGGTTCTCGTTTTTTTGACTTTTTTTGAGTCACATTCCTCAGTTATGAACAAAGTATCTGTCATCATCCCTACTCATAATCGATCGACCCAGCTAATCGCAGCGGTTGAGTCGGTGTTAAAACAGGGGGTAGATGGATTAGAAATTATCGTTATCGATGATCATTCAGGCGAGAAGCATTATGCAAGTATTGAGCAATTGGCTCAAGCAAATGATCAAATAACTGTTATCCAAAATGATCAAAACCTTGGTGTTTCGGCTTCGAGGAACAAAGGGCTGGATATGGCCACTGGTGAGTTTGTTTTATTCCTTGATGATGACGATGTTTTATTGCCTGACATGTTAAGTCGATCACTGGAGACCATTCAAGAAGGTAATATGGATTTGGTTTCTTCTAGATCCAAAGTGGAAGGTAGTGGTATCGCTCGAGACAAGCTGGAAAGATACAATCGACAACAAGCAGAAAAACTAAATGTCTATGCTATGAATAGCCATCCTTCTGAGCATATTTTCTTGTATGCCCCTCAGATTCATACTTTTTTGGTCAGGCGATCGACTATAGGAGGGACTCGATTCTCAACAGATTTGAACTATGGGGAGGATATTATGTTTTGGTTAGCCCTTGTTGACAAGAATATTTGCTGTGAGAAATTAGATTTTGCAGGAAGTAGTTATAAAATCCAGGAAGATGGCCTTTCTCAGATGGCTGATTATCACTCCAAAATGCTTTTTTATAAATTTCTACTGGCCAAAACGAAGGGTAATAAAATAATAAGGAATCTGTGTTTTCTTAAAATGGCCTATGTAAGTCTATCCGAAATGAAGTTGAACTTTTTTATATGGATATTCAAGGCCATGGCAAACCCTCTATTGTTTTTTAGACATGTTAGAGTTTACCTCTAAAAATCTTTGGGTCTTTTAAATTTTAAAATTACTGGAGAATTGCCTTTCATCTGATAGGTTTTTATTGCATGATCGCTTACTTCATGACCATTGTTATCCAAACCTATCCATATCTCATCTTCCAAAAGCAATAGAGCTTCTGCCATGCCATATTTTTCGCGAGCATAGAGTTTTCCATCAGGGTGACTGGCAATGTGTTTATAGTGATATTTTTGGAGTACTTTTTTTTGCTCGATGTCCACTTTGGTTACGAAGTTTCCATTTCGTTCAAGCAGATACAAAAATCCATTTTGGAATTTCACATCTGAAAAGTCATTGCTATCATGCTGGGGAATATCAAACTGTTCCAGAATCTGCCTGTTTTTCATATCAACACTGATGATATTTCTCGGCTGTCGCTCTTTGACCAGATACATGACCTGATTTTCGCAGTCAACAGCTAGTCCTTCCCACCCAGCATTTTTCCAAGTCTCTGGTTTCAACTGGTAATCTTCAAAATTGATGGATAACTGAACTAAGTTATCGCTTTTTGACTGTAGAAGATTGATGGAACCCGTAAACTCGTTGGCTAAATAAAAATTGCCATCACAATGATCTATGGCTTCAAGGTCTAAACGCTCGGAACTGAGTATTTTTCTTGCGCTATCTACAGACCAGCTGTTCTCAGTAAACATGATAGAATAGAGGTAAGTATTCCATGGTTTGTCGGCTACTGCGTAAATGGAATTGCCTACTTGGGTAATGCCACTAAAATCAAAATTTAGTGTGTCATTTTTTTCCAGTTGATGAACTGAAAGCAGTTCGAGTTTAGGGTGCCCGTTTTTTACCTTTGGTGTGTTAATCCAATGGCAGCTTAGTAGTAATACCAGGCTGAAGGTTAATATTCTCATTTTACGCTACTGAAGATTTAACTAGATTAAACCCTTTCTATCATAGCTCCAATAGCATTTAGGCGCTGATCAATATTTTGATATCCCCTGTCAATTTGCTCCACATTGTGGATCACACTTTCGCCTTCGGCTGACATCGCAGCAATAAGCAGGGAAACACCAGCTCTAATATCGGGAGAAGTCATCTGAATTCCACGTAATGGTTGTGATTTGTTTAGTCCTATGACGGTTGCTCTATGTGGATCACAAAGAATGATTTGTGCTCCCATGTCGATCAACTTATCAACAAAGAACAATCTGCTTTCAAACATTTTTTGATGAATTAAAACAGTTCCTTTCGCTTGAGTCGCTGTCACCAACGCAATACTCAACAAATCCGGAGTAAAGCCTGGCCAAATAGCGTCGGCTATGGTCATGATGGAGCCATCTATGAATGTCTCAATTTCATAGTGTTCCTGCGCTGGGATATGAATGTCGTCACCTTTGAAATCCATTTTGATACCCAACCTTTTGAAAATATCAGGGATAATTCCCAGATGCTCAATACCAGCATTTTTTATGGTAAGATCAGACTGTGTCATGGCCGCTAAGCCAATAAAACTTCCAATCTCAATCATATCTGGAAGCATGGTATGCTCGGTGCCTCCAAGTTCTTCAACTCCTTCAATGGTCAAAAGATTGGAGCCAACTCCCGTGATTTTCCCGCCCATGCGGTTGATCATTTTACAAAGTTGCTGCAGGTAAGGTTCACAAGCCGCATTGTAGATGGTAGTTTTGCCCTTGGCTAAAGAGGCAGCCATAACAATGTTTGCCGTACCAGTTACAGATGCTTCATCTAGCAACATGTAAGTACCTTCCAGGTGAGAGGCATCTATATTATAGTAGCTCGTTTTCTTTTCGTATTTGAATTTTGCTCCAAGTTTCTGGAACCCATCAAAGTGAGTGTCCAGCCTTCTTCTACCAATTTTATCTCCTCCCGGCTGAGGTATTTTTCCTTTTTTGAATCGAGCCAGCATAGGGCCAAGAATCATGATTGATCCTCGCAGCGAGCTAGCCATCTTACGATACTCTTCTGTTTCCAGGAAATGGATATCTACATCATCGGCTTGAAAAGAATAAGATTCTTCTCCTAATTTTTTCACTTTTACTCCCATCTCCTGGAGCAGTTCTATCAGCTTATTGACATCCCTGATGTTCGGGATTTTATGAATAGTGACTACTTCTTTAGTAAGAAGTACAGCGGATAAAATTTGAAGCGATTCGTTTTTGGCGCCCTGAGGGATTATTTCGCCATTTAGAGCATGACCTCCAACGACCCGGAATGAAGCCATTTATCTTCTTCTTTTGTGATTGGAATTTCTTTTGTTTCTGTGATTTCTGTTTC
The sequence above is drawn from the Reichenbachiella sp. genome and encodes:
- a CDS encoding amino acid carrier protein; amino-acid sequence: MQQLNDFLLLIDSFIGSAFWFPYALLGTGLFFTIYLKFPQVRYFGFALKVVKGKFDKSDDEGDTSHFQALATALSGTVGTGNIAGVALAIHIGGPAALFWMLMTAAVGMCTKFVEVTLSHKYREKTEDGTMAGGPMYFMKNKMNMKWLAAAFAVATVLSSFGTGSLPQVNSISNSLNATFGIDHMVTGGVLAFLLAIVIIGGIKRIAAVTEKLVPGMALIYFIGAFAVIFYNIGNVGSSFVSIFADLFTGSAASGGFLGASIAFAFNRGVNRGLFSNEAGQGSAPIAHASAKGHEPVSEGMVAILEPFIDTIVICTVTGLVLLSSGVWNEKHVNDFQVSDMSIIVGSDYTDQTDSGKTQLFGHISGEAPLPEFSGNLEVNNGSIQNDIAIIHARSLAEEVNIFKDGEPFSGTVNIQNGKPSDLNVTFSGKSLVHSAPLTTIAFTRGFFGDWGQYIVSIGLLLFAFSTAISWSYYGDRAMTFLWGSGSVKYYRMVYVVAFFFAAFTDTTIIWTLSAITIAVMTLPNLFGLIYLRKDMKSTLDEFWVNFKKEYPDEKTPE
- a CDS encoding ATP-binding protein — translated: MFAVFLSKAFGLTNPKTYIFSILLFFGTSISSFGATDSLFQKARKLEGQVFVNFVIDNYYEIYSLNFDSAILMTEEAKLLAEANGWTKEAAYASLYHGVATYLRGDYKKSLPNYLNALRLFDSLENHRGIAKTNIELAGFYHKNKQFEKALETAEQAKEAAILSGDTATLGTYYGFKMNFLMRQNKYDEAYPFMLKALAIRRTMNDSIGLGYAYLDLSEYELRKGNLNGSLAYIDTSTYIRKKIGDDQGVAVNQVVIGEAYFGVGQFNKAIPYFKKSIELASPIGYTDLIRFGYDMLQKSYVELGDFEKAYKHLQQAQVFNDSIFNVEKSKALLSLQTQYETEKKEKEIELLSIENELKAADLENANNRFYASLGGLILLGFITYLGFNRYKQKQRALLAEEKALNQKLGFKSLIEGEEKERKRIAQELHDGLGQLLSTARLNVSAMEDKVEKLVTKQWENSIKLIDEAVTEVRHISHNMMPNALISIGFEAAIKEQVHIINDAQKVKVHVELPSEKINLPESESIALYRVIQEVLNNAIKYAEAQNIWLTITNNEMLNIIIKDDGKGFDTKLISKSNGIGWQNIYSRVEILNGMVQINSTPGQGSEVSLKLAV
- a CDS encoding SdiA-regulated domain-containing protein yields the protein MRILTFSLVLLLSCHWINTPKVKNGHPKLELLSVHQLEKNDTLNFDFSGITQVGNSIYAVADKPWNTYLYSIMFTENSWSVDSARKILSSERLDLEAIDHCDGNFYLANEFTGSINLLQSKSDNLVQLSINFEDYQLKPETWKNAGWEGLAVDCENQVMYLVKERQPRNIISVDMKNRQILEQFDIPQHDSNDFSDVKFQNGFLYLLERNGNFVTKVDIEQKKVLQKYHYKHIASHPDGKLYAREKYGMAEALLLLEDEIWIGLDNNGHEVSDHAIKTYQMKGNSPVILKFKRPKDF
- the murA gene encoding UDP-N-acetylglucosamine 1-carboxyvinyltransferase, which translates into the protein MASFRVVGGHALNGEIIPQGAKNESLQILSAVLLTKEVVTIHKIPNIRDVNKLIELLQEMGVKVKKLGEESYSFQADDVDIHFLETEEYRKMASSLRGSIMILGPMLARFKKGKIPQPGGDKIGRRRLDTHFDGFQKLGAKFKYEKKTSYYNIDASHLEGTYMLLDEASVTGTANIVMAASLAKGKTTIYNAACEPYLQQLCKMINRMGGKITGVGSNLLTIEGVEELGGTEHTMLPDMIEIGSFIGLAAMTQSDLTIKNAGIEHLGIIPDIFKRLGIKMDFKGDDIHIPAQEHYEIETFIDGSIMTIADAIWPGFTPDLLSIALVTATQAKGTVLIHQKMFESRLFFVDKLIDMGAQIILCDPHRATVIGLNKSQPLRGIQMTSPDIRAGVSLLIAAMSAEGESVIHNVEQIDRGYQNIDQRLNAIGAMIERV
- a CDS encoding glycosyltransferase family 2 protein, with protein sequence MNKVSVIIPTHNRSTQLIAAVESVLKQGVDGLEIIVIDDHSGEKHYASIEQLAQANDQITVIQNDQNLGVSASRNKGLDMATGEFVLFLDDDDVLLPDMLSRSLETIQEGNMDLVSSRSKVEGSGIARDKLERYNRQQAEKLNVYAMNSHPSEHIFLYAPQIHTFLVRRSTIGGTRFSTDLNYGEDIMFWLALVDKNICCEKLDFAGSSYKIQEDGLSQMADYHSKMLFYKFLLAKTKGNKIIRNLCFLKMAYVSLSEMKLNFFIWIFKAMANPLLFFRHVRVYL
- a CDS encoding response regulator transcription factor; its protein translation is MEKENYDILIVDDHQMFIDGIESLLIGQDKFRIKHHANDGQTALDLLEEHQVDILISDLSMPGMSGAELVKIVKEKYHDIKVLVLSMHNNRETVGEILMSEAEGYILKNTGKKELLNALDRITEGSTFYSKAVMSLMLEKIQKQKQITQETQCLTERELEILQLIVQEFSSEEIADHLFISKRTVDTHRKHILKKTESKTIVGLIKFAFRNELVSPT
- a CDS encoding Crp/Fnr family transcriptional regulator; the protein is MDAKSHLKQKVNQFSVLSEEEWLDFSSRWKSLTIKKGDFIIQAGQTEKYFYFVHTGVLRAFMINNGIDVSVGFTYDGDFSGAYDSFLEQRPADWSMQATTDAELLRIGYSDLMNMFDLYKSVERWGRIFNAQMLIGIGRRQVEVRSFSAEQRFDRLFEQSPHIFQLVSQKHLASYVGMTPETFSRMRKQKLDKKD
- a CDS encoding DinB family protein, which produces MNKLELINSLIADTQAVKNEAIRFSSLSKAELLSKPSPEKWCVLECIEHLNIADAHYIAQFDKKLINAPHSGHNDFKPGWMGNYFVKMIKPKEDGTIPSPMKTLRKFIPEINVQHDTLSKFIEDQDYLIDTLEKSKSLDLNKIKITSAIGSIVTFKLGDAFRFLIGHNQRHIIQAQQVLQQMEMVS
- a CDS encoding response regulator transcription factor codes for the protein MKLSEREQEILALIVKELSSQEIATKLKISVRTVDTHRKHIGKKLQTTSLIGLTKYAIQEGMIEGFRYSGKK
- a CDS encoding SAM-dependent methyltransferase translates to MNSIQEFIEKVSEAISLDQFSKLTLSKPRYKSNGLQNIFIRIIDLKGNKKLSFNYRHLTKDLTKNFELEEGLAELDSQLTEKFKHVTLLTSQATWQMMINKKGNVTIIESQATGSTKPSTHNKEKEKRAPLDAPYLYELGITNSKGELIPKMADKYRQINKYLEIMDHQMEAHVKKKVLKLVDMGSGKGYLTFALYDFIQNGKGLDVTITGIELRQELVDFCNEKANKCGFEKLHFINQRIEEFQEDDIDILIALHACDTATDDALAKAIVAKSDLIVCAPCCHKQVRQQVKGKSQKSPLLKYGIFQERHFEMVTDTIRALILEQHGYQSKVFEFVSNEHTRKNIMLIGSKSNQTNPNEASQKIAALKKEYHIDFQYLEQLI